A genomic segment from Chloroflexota bacterium encodes:
- a CDS encoding Bax inhibitor-1/YccA family protein has protein sequence MTTYRKALVEQPDRADTIYTEALFRMFGLVALGVVVTAVAIWVGDAFILGKHIFGNGWVGVLLYVGATLGVLIASHIVANKGMLGLATALYLGFAALEGFFISPILELATGESMAIAFILVAALFVLMAAIGLRTKRDLSGMGSMLFFTLFGAVVVLLLDLFIFQSGSVQIIISIILFPVFLGLTVWETRRMKIRAQEAALEGDAASADKVAVQAAIGLYLNVLNLFLIVYDWLPF, from the coding sequence ATGACCACGTACAGGAAAGCCCTAGTCGAACAACCAGACCGCGCAGACACGATCTACACCGAAGCCCTGTTTAGAATGTTCGGGCTTGTGGCGCTTGGCGTTGTGGTTACAGCCGTTGCGATCTGGGTTGGCGACGCGTTCATTCTCGGCAAACATATCTTTGGAAATGGCTGGGTAGGAGTCCTGCTATACGTCGGAGCTACCCTTGGGGTACTGATAGCATCCCATATTGTCGCCAACAAAGGGATGCTGGGCCTGGCGACTGCCCTCTACCTCGGCTTCGCTGCCCTTGAAGGCTTCTTCATTTCTCCGATCCTGGAACTGGCAACCGGCGAGTCGATGGCGATAGCGTTCATACTGGTCGCTGCACTCTTCGTTCTAATGGCAGCTATTGGTCTGCGAACGAAGAGAGACCTCTCCGGAATGGGTTCGATGCTCTTCTTCACGCTTTTCGGGGCGGTGGTCGTCTTGTTGCTTGACCTGTTCATATTCCAGTCCGGCTCTGTGCAGATCATTATCAGCATCATCCTGTTCCCCGTGTTTCTCGGCCTGACTGTTTGGGAGACGAGGCGCATGAAGATTCGTGCCCAGGAGGCCGCACTTGAAGGCGATGCGGCCAGCGCGGACAAGGTTGCCGTGCAGGCCGCGATTGGGCTGTACCTGAACGTATTGAACCTGTTTCTGATCGTCTATGACTGGCTGCCATTCTGA
- a CDS encoding DUF1937 family protein, with amino-acid sequence MTTVPLSGFLPADALDEFRRFDGPLIYLAAPLGHPEPSIRQERFESVNNYCGYLIRQRVLVFSPLSLGASLDENAISNSAWYALGLQMLARCDELRILALDGWEESVGVSLETRYARQLSILVSVADPLTYEVTLLHGN; translated from the coding sequence ATGACCACAGTTCCGCTGTCCGGATTCCTGCCGGCTGACGCCTTGGACGAATTCAGGAGATTCGACGGTCCCCTTATCTACCTTGCTGCACCGTTGGGACATCCGGAGCCCTCGATAAGGCAAGAGCGATTTGAGAGTGTCAACAACTATTGCGGATATCTGATCCGTCAGCGCGTGCTCGTTTTCTCGCCACTGTCGTTGGGCGCTTCTCTCGATGAGAATGCCATATCCAACAGCGCCTGGTACGCCCTTGGGCTCCAGATGCTGGCGCGCTGTGACGAGCTACGGATTCTCGCACTGGACGGATGGGAGGAAAGTGTCGGAGTATCCCTTGAGACAAGGTACGCCAGACAGCTGAGTATCCTTGTTTCAGTCGCCGACCCGCTCACTTACGAAGTGACGTTGCTGCACGGTAACTGA
- a CDS encoding SMP-30/gluconolactonase/LRE family protein — MLKSDGSIYSTDPWTFRRPREQWEQSISGVFRISADLGTLDLASDQLFAEMRPDDREGIPDGMTVDSEGNVYCGSSGGIHILNPGVPVPVSGAK; from the coding sequence GTGTTAAAGTCAGACGGCAGCATCTACTCCACCGATCCTTGGACATTCCGTCGCCCCCGGGAGCAATGGGAGCAGAGCATCTCCGGCGTCTTCCGCATATCCGCTGACCTGGGCACCCTTGACCTGGCATCCGACCAACTGTTTGCTGAAATGCGACCTGATGATAGAGAGGGCATCCCGGACGGCATGACAGTGGACTCTGAAGGCAATGTCTATTGCGGTAGTTCCGGTGGCATCCACATCCTCAATCCCGGCGTCCCGGTGCCGGTGTCAGGCGCGAAGTGA
- a CDS encoding N-6 DNA methylase, with product MPTYPHIERYRQDLERLIRFGGSRNELSVRRAFENCLNSYCREHREDFELVAERPTVRGVIPDGTVRDVLLMARGYWEAKDTHDDLDAEIQAKFNRGYPTDNIIFEDSETAVLVQNGETAMRVDMTRTGELHRLIQRFLDYELPEIEDFRRAQSQFKDDLPSVLDRLRATIEEAERHNAEYRRAAAEFLDLCHQSIGPDVSELDVREMLLQHILTKDIFLNIFRETQFHSENNIARQLDNLEQTFFIGGVKKEAMDRLLRYYNAISVAALQIADYAEKQSFLKAIYEDFYKAYNPAAADRLGVVYTPNEVVDFIIRGADYLLGKHFGRSLADENVQILDPATGTGTFITNLIEYLPADRLERKYLNEMHANEVAILPYYIANLNIEYTYREKTGRYLEFPNLVFVDTLDNMDWQGATGGAVQRQGAFELGGMSTENWMRVNLQNEKTISVILGNPPYNDRAELWGDGGANRKYPEIDRRIRDTYINESTAQRTHQYDMYKRFIRWASDRLANDGMITFITNRAYLDTRQDDGFRKVAGQEFSDIYILDLGSDVRRNPKISGTTHNVFGIQTGVAIGFFVREKANIGECGIHYARREDAEIALDKLAYLSKAELADIEFQEIIPDKLDNWLNQSNPEFERLIPIADRQTKFTKSADEESAIFKLFSNGVMTSRDEWVFDFDIHSLRYKALFFADTYNNLLDRNDISFPSTIKWSRDLRNEFRRGRRIMYSEADRIQSLYRPFTIKHHFANFTMNDVLTRNHYEMFGQKLDHKNKLICFKGPSSDHFSVLAANRIPELKFAGTNNGNTQCLPLYRYTEDGERVSNITEWGLRRINAHYRKEFGEHFEEVAGGPSITAEDVFAYTYAVLHDPAYRHEYAVDLLREFPRLPLYHDWAAWVKMGRELLELHIGFEDVEPYALERVDKAGDSTGSAPKVMLRANARDKERGEIQIDSETVLRGVPADAWQYRLGNRSALEWVLDQYKEKKPRDPTIAAKFNTYRFANYKEHVIDLLRRVCTVSVRTMEVVDRMRPARETPQKVSRDPEEMTADQYFPLTSSRYPNPLM from the coding sequence ATGCCTACTTATCCACATATTGAGCGGTACAGGCAGGACCTAGAACGACTGATCCGCTTTGGTGGCTCAAGGAACGAGCTCAGCGTTCGCCGTGCGTTCGAAAACTGCCTAAATTCATACTGTCGCGAACATAGGGAGGATTTCGAGCTGGTTGCGGAGCGCCCGACAGTCAGAGGCGTGATACCAGACGGAACAGTACGAGACGTTCTGCTAATGGCGCGGGGGTACTGGGAGGCGAAGGATACGCACGACGACCTTGATGCCGAGATTCAGGCGAAGTTCAACCGGGGGTATCCGACCGACAACATCATCTTCGAGGACTCGGAAACGGCGGTGCTGGTGCAGAACGGCGAAACCGCGATGCGCGTGGATATGACGCGCACGGGGGAGCTGCACCGGCTGATACAGCGGTTCCTGGACTATGAGCTGCCGGAAATCGAGGACTTTCGAAGGGCACAATCACAGTTCAAGGACGACCTGCCGAGCGTACTGGACCGCCTGCGGGCGACTATCGAGGAGGCGGAGCGGCACAACGCGGAGTACCGGAGGGCGGCGGCGGAGTTCCTCGACCTTTGCCACCAGAGCATCGGGCCGGATGTGTCGGAACTGGATGTGCGGGAGATGCTGTTGCAGCACATTCTGACTAAGGATATTTTCCTGAATATCTTCCGTGAGACGCAGTTTCATAGTGAAAACAATATCGCACGACAACTCGATAATTTGGAGCAGACTTTCTTTATCGGTGGTGTCAAGAAGGAGGCGATGGACAGGCTTCTTCGATACTACAACGCTATAAGCGTCGCGGCGCTACAGATCGCCGACTACGCCGAAAAGCAGAGCTTCCTCAAAGCGATATACGAGGACTTCTACAAGGCGTACAATCCCGCCGCCGCCGACAGGCTGGGCGTCGTCTATACGCCGAACGAGGTTGTGGACTTCATCATCCGGGGCGCCGACTACCTGCTGGGTAAGCACTTCGGGCGCAGCCTCGCCGACGAGAACGTGCAGATTCTCGATCCCGCCACCGGAACAGGCACGTTCATCACGAACCTCATCGAATACCTGCCGGCCGACAGGCTGGAGCGCAAGTACCTGAACGAGATGCACGCGAACGAGGTGGCAATACTGCCGTACTACATCGCCAACCTGAACATCGAATACACCTACCGTGAGAAGACCGGGCGCTACCTGGAATTCCCGAACCTGGTGTTCGTGGACACGCTGGACAACATGGACTGGCAGGGGGCGACGGGCGGCGCGGTGCAGCGGCAGGGCGCGTTCGAGCTGGGCGGGATGTCCACCGAGAACTGGATGCGCGTGAACTTGCAGAACGAGAAGACGATAAGCGTGATTTTGGGGAATCCGCCGTATAACGACCGCGCAGAGCTTTGGGGCGACGGAGGCGCGAACCGCAAGTATCCAGAAATCGACCGTCGCATCAGGGACACATATATCAACGAAAGTACGGCGCAGAGAACCCATCAATACGATATGTACAAGAGGTTCATACGCTGGGCAAGCGACAGGCTTGCGAACGATGGCATGATCACGTTCATCACAAATCGAGCGTATCTTGACACGCGGCAGGATGACGGCTTCCGCAAGGTAGCTGGGCAAGAGTTCAGTGACATTTACATTCTTGACCTCGGTTCGGATGTGCGCCGCAATCCCAAGATTTCAGGGACGACGCATAATGTGTTCGGCATACAGACGGGCGTCGCCATAGGTTTCTTCGTTCGTGAAAAGGCAAATATAGGCGAGTGCGGCATACACTACGCCAGGCGTGAGGACGCTGAGATTGCACTTGACAAACTAGCCTACTTGAGCAAGGCAGAATTGGCTGACATTGAATTCCAAGAGATAATCCCTGACAAGCTTGATAACTGGCTCAATCAGTCCAATCCTGAATTTGAAAGGCTCATTCCTATCGCAGATAGACAGACGAAATTCACTAAGTCAGCCGATGAAGAAAGTGCCATTTTCAAGTTGTTCTCCAATGGTGTTATGACTAGCCGCGACGAGTGGGTATTTGATTTCGACATCCACAGCCTTCGATATAAGGCGCTCTTCTTTGCCGATACTTACAATAATCTATTAGACAGAAATGACATTTCCTTTCCATCAACGATCAAGTGGAGTCGTGATTTGCGGAATGAATTTCGCCGAGGACGGCGGATAATGTACAGTGAGGCGGACCGCATCCAATCTCTGTATCGACCGTTCACGATAAAGCATCATTTTGCAAACTTCACGATGAACGATGTGCTGACGAGAAACCATTACGAGATGTTTGGACAGAAGCTGGACCATAAAAACAAACTTATTTGCTTCAAAGGTCCTTCTTCCGACCATTTTTCAGTTCTAGCGGCTAACAGAATCCCCGAGCTTAAATTTGCAGGTACGAACAACGGGAACACACAGTGCCTGCCGCTCTACCGCTACACGGAGGACGGGGAGCGGGTGAGCAACATCACGGAGTGGGGGCTGCGGCGGATCAACGCGCACTACCGCAAGGAGTTCGGAGAGCATTTCGAGGAGGTCGCGGGAGGGCCGAGTATCACGGCGGAGGATGTGTTCGCGTACACGTACGCGGTGCTGCACGATCCGGCGTACCGGCACGAGTATGCGGTTGACCTGCTGCGGGAGTTTCCGCGGCTGCCGCTGTATCACGACTGGGCGGCGTGGGTGAAGATGGGGCGGGAGCTGCTGGAGTTGCATATCGGGTTTGAGGATGTGGAGCCGTATGCGCTAGAGAGGGTGGATAAGGCAGGGGATTCCACAGGTTCTGCACCGAAGGTGATGCTGCGGGCAAATGCTCGGGACAAGGAGCGGGGGGAGATTCAGATCGACAGCGAGACGGTGCTGCGGGGTGTTCCGGCGGATGCGTGGCAGTACAGGCTGGGGAACCGGTCGGCGCTGGAGTGGGTGCTGGACCAGTATAAGGAGAAGAAGCCGCGGGATCCGACTATCGCTGCGAAATTCAACACTTACAGGTTCGCGAACTACAAGGAGCATGTGATTGACTTGCTACGGCGAGTTTGCACCGTGAGCGTGCGGACGATGGAGGTGGTGGATCGGATGAGACCTGCCCGAGAGACACCTCAAAAGGTAAGCCGTGATCCCGAGGAGATGACCGCAGATCAGTACTTCCCTTTGACTAGCTCAAGGTATCCTAATCCCTTGATGTGA